From one uncultured Paludibacter sp. genomic stretch:
- a CDS encoding conserved hypothetical protein (Evidence 4 : Unknown function but conserved in other organisms) — MNNQIKLNPNPLVTYLEKLPKDFTKTDILRYIEENKIKMINFRYVGGDGRLKVLNFVINNYAYLEQILTAGERVDGSSLFSFIEAGSSDLYVVPRFNTAYLDPFAEIPTLGFLCSYFNKDGEPLENAPGYVLRKAHRVFKEVTGGMEFYAMGEMEYYVIGEKEDAFPAVDQKGYHEAAPFSKFEEFRCKAMQYISQVGGQIKYGHSEVGNFVQENKIYEQNEIEFLPTLVTDAVDQLILGKWIINKLAYEYGLDVTFAPKITVGKAGSGFHIHTCIMKNGKNQYVENGKLSDTAKKAIAGFMTCASSLTAFGNTNPTSYFRLVPQQEAPTTVCWGDRNRSALVRVPLGWNSVTDMCALANLNEKTEKRDFSGKQTIEYRAPDGSANLYYLLAGLVTAARHGFEMENAIEFADKKYVDVDIHKNGNETKTNGFEHLPTSCYESADLLEKNKEIYTKYGVFSEATINEIIKNLRNYKDKNIREEIASQPEILQKLVDKYFYC; from the coding sequence ATGAACAACCAAATAAAGTTAAATCCTAATCCGTTAGTAACTTATCTCGAAAAACTTCCTAAAGATTTTACCAAGACTGATATACTTCGCTACATTGAAGAAAACAAAATCAAAATGATTAATTTCCGTTACGTTGGCGGTGATGGAAGATTGAAAGTATTGAATTTTGTTATCAATAATTACGCCTATTTGGAACAAATCCTTACCGCAGGCGAACGTGTTGACGGTTCCAGTTTGTTTTCGTTTATCGAAGCCGGCTCGTCCGATTTATATGTAGTTCCACGTTTTAATACCGCTTATCTTGATCCTTTTGCTGAAATTCCCACATTGGGTTTTCTTTGTTCTTATTTCAATAAAGATGGAGAGCCTTTGGAAAATGCACCGGGCTACGTTTTACGAAAAGCCCACCGAGTTTTCAAAGAAGTTACAGGCGGAATGGAATTTTATGCAATGGGCGAAATGGAATATTACGTAATCGGGGAAAAAGAAGATGCATTTCCTGCGGTTGACCAAAAAGGTTATCATGAAGCGGCTCCTTTCAGTAAATTTGAAGAATTTCGTTGTAAAGCAATGCAATACATTTCACAAGTGGGTGGACAAATTAAATACGGGCACAGCGAAGTTGGAAATTTTGTGCAAGAAAATAAAATCTACGAACAAAACGAAATTGAATTTCTACCCACTCTTGTTACCGATGCTGTCGATCAACTTATTCTTGGAAAATGGATTATCAATAAATTAGCTTACGAATACGGATTAGATGTAACTTTCGCTCCAAAAATTACCGTAGGAAAAGCAGGAAGCGGTTTCCATATCCACACGTGTATAATGAAAAATGGTAAGAATCAGTACGTAGAAAACGGAAAACTATCTGATACCGCTAAAAAAGCAATTGCGGGTTTTATGACTTGTGCAAGTTCGCTTACTGCCTTCGGAAATACTAATCCAACATCTTATTTCCGTCTTGTTCCACAGCAGGAAGCGCCAACCACAGTTTGTTGGGGCGACCGCAACCGTTCAGCGCTCGTGCGTGTTCCGCTCGGTTGGAATTCCGTAACGGATATGTGTGCTCTTGCCAATTTAAATGAAAAAACGGAGAAAAGAGATTTTTCAGGGAAACAAACCATTGAATATCGCGCTCCGGATGGTTCTGCAAATTTGTATTATTTGCTTGCAGGATTGGTTACCGCTGCCCGTCACGGTTTTGAAATGGAAAACGCTATTGAATTTGCCGATAAAAAATACGTTGACGTGGATATTCATAAAAACGGCAACGAAACAAAAACAAATGGTTTTGAACATTTGCCAACTTCTTGTTATGAATCTGCCGATTTATTAGAAAAAAACAAGGAAATTTACACCAAATACGGTGTGTTTAGCGAAGCTACAATCAATGAAATTATCAAAAATTTGCGAAACTACAAGGATAAAAACATACGGGAAGAAATTGCTTCGCAACCGGAAATTTTGCAAAAACTGGTAGATAAGTATTTTTATTGTTGA
- a CDS encoding conserved membrane hypothetical protein (Evidence 4 : Unknown function but conserved in other organisms), with protein MKTKRLIIATILGVVFGFVCYGFASSGGNVISPALAANIILGRTLIGFGIGISRFSFKHWALHGLIMGFIFSIPAAFGAILGPEKPEFSHSMMFISTIVMGMIYGFLIELITSVLFKAKQ; from the coding sequence ATGAAAACAAAAAGATTAATTATCGCTACCATTTTAGGAGTGGTATTTGGATTTGTATGTTATGGATTTGCCTCTAGTGGAGGAAATGTTATTTCGCCAGCTTTAGCTGCCAATATTATTTTAGGCAGAACCTTAATTGGATTTGGAATTGGAATTAGTCGCTTTTCGTTTAAACATTGGGCTTTGCACGGATTAATAATGGGGTTCATTTTCAGTATTCCTGCCGCTTTCGGTGCAATCTTAGGACCGGAAAAACCCGAATTCAGCCATTCAATGATGTTTATTTCAACTATTGTTATGGGAATGATTTACGGATTTTTGATTGAATTGATTACAAGCGTATTGTTTAAAGCAAAACAGTAA
- a CDS encoding conserved membrane hypothetical protein (Evidence 4 : Unknown function but conserved in other organisms) has product MIDFSKLVIFYFSGTGNAKQIAYWFSEFAVKKEIDCQIFNIAKTSVQTIPTLSKDTLIFFVSPIHGFNFPKITLDFIRHFPKGKSKIVLMNTRAGMKIGRYVTPGLTGIAFMVSSLILKIKGYTIAGQIPFDMPSNWISLHPALNEKTVKYLHKVNYRRVKKHAEKIFDGKRDFLALRDLIQDILISPIALAYYFIGRFALAKTFYASVKCVNCGLCIKQCPIKAIKTINNRPYWTFKCESCMRCMNNCPKKAIETAHGLIVFVSLLSSAISTFLLDNLLNISIKSTSIKTIIFSIFFIFLTWIFYALQHLLLKNKFIGKLISFLSFTHYKFWGRYKFISYGKWNN; this is encoded by the coding sequence ATGATTGATTTTAGTAAATTGGTCATATTTTATTTTTCAGGAACCGGAAATGCAAAACAAATTGCCTATTGGTTTTCTGAATTTGCTGTCAAAAAAGAAATTGACTGCCAAATTTTTAATATTGCAAAAACAAGTGTACAGACAATTCCAACTCTCAGTAAAGATACCTTAATTTTCTTCGTTTCTCCCATTCACGGATTTAATTTTCCCAAAATCACACTTGATTTTATTCGTCATTTCCCGAAAGGAAAAAGCAAAATTGTGTTGATGAATACACGTGCCGGAATGAAAATCGGACGTTATGTTACTCCGGGATTGACAGGTATTGCATTTATGGTTTCTTCGTTAATTTTAAAAATAAAAGGATACACCATTGCCGGACAAATTCCTTTTGATATGCCTTCCAATTGGATTTCGCTACATCCGGCATTAAACGAAAAAACCGTAAAATATCTTCACAAAGTAAACTACAGACGAGTAAAAAAACATGCGGAGAAAATATTTGACGGGAAACGTGATTTTCTTGCACTGAGAGATTTGATTCAAGATATTTTGATTTCGCCCATTGCGTTAGCATATTATTTTATAGGACGTTTTGCATTAGCCAAAACTTTTTATGCATCTGTCAAGTGTGTTAATTGTGGTTTATGTATAAAACAATGTCCTATAAAAGCAATAAAAACAATCAATAACCGCCCTTATTGGACATTTAAGTGCGAAAGTTGTATGCGCTGTATGAACAATTGTCCCAAAAAAGCCATTGAAACTGCGCACGGATTAATTGTGTTTGTAAGTCTGTTAAGTTCAGCAATATCCACTTTTTTACTAGATAATTTATTAAATATAAGTATCAAATCAACTTCTATAAAAACCATTATTTTTTCCATCTTTTTCATCTTTTTGACTTGGATTTTTTACGCACTTCAACATTTATTACTTAAAAATAAATTTATTGGAAAATTAATATCGTTTCTATCATTTACTCATTACAAATTTTGGGGACGATACAAATTTATTTCCTATGGTAAATGGAATAATTAA
- a CDS encoding Translation initiation factor SUI1 codes for MKNSDWKDKLNALLPSDYVPEPEEETTSEKNILPAKQTLRVELDKRNGKPATIISEFQGTDDELKELAKTLKNKCAAGGSQRDGEILIQGDFRIKVADILQNMGFKVKRINFK; via the coding sequence ATGAAAAACAGTGACTGGAAAGATAAATTAAACGCATTATTACCTTCTGATTATGTTCCGGAACCTGAAGAAGAAACGACTTCCGAAAAAAACATCTTACCGGCTAAACAAACTTTGAGAGTGGAATTAGATAAACGTAACGGAAAACCTGCAACAATTATTTCAGAATTTCAAGGAACCGATGACGAGCTAAAAGAACTTGCGAAAACACTAAAAAATAAATGCGCCGCAGGCGGTTCCCAACGAGATGGTGAAATTCTAATTCAAGGAGATTTTAGAATAAAAGTGGCTGATATTCTGCAAAATATGGGGTTTAAAGTAAAGAGAATAAACTTCAAATAA
- a CDS encoding TPR domain-containing protein, with product MKTYLALKTLSVFLLYASHLHGQTTIEKLKYDAYIQRDYVKWQKAVKYIEQNTNLSETENLQELIHCYYGLTSALIAKKMRNEAADAIKKGESLVETLLKKEPNNPLALNYKGVFIGYEIALNKMKAFTLGKSGINYINKAFQADPNNPQILFDKGNSLYYPPKFFGGNKKEALKYYQKAINILEKQNKTQNNWMYLQLLVVEGHSYELLEEDKLAEKSYLKILKLAPDFQTIKADLYPKLKARINGISNEKVKEIDYSLDNKK from the coding sequence ATGAAAACATATTTAGCTCTAAAAACACTTTCTGTTTTTCTTCTGTATGCTTCCCATCTTCACGGACAAACTACAATTGAAAAACTAAAATATGACGCTTACATTCAACGTGACTATGTAAAATGGCAAAAAGCCGTTAAATATATTGAGCAAAACACCAATTTATCCGAAACCGAAAATCTGCAGGAACTAATTCACTGTTACTACGGATTAACATCTGCTTTGATCGCAAAAAAAATGCGTAATGAAGCAGCCGATGCTATTAAAAAAGGAGAATCATTAGTGGAAACGTTATTAAAAAAAGAACCAAATAACCCCTTGGCATTAAACTATAAAGGAGTTTTTATTGGATATGAAATTGCTCTAAACAAAATGAAGGCATTTACTTTAGGAAAATCAGGTATAAATTATATCAATAAAGCGTTTCAAGCCGATCCAAATAACCCGCAAATTCTTTTCGACAAAGGAAATTCTCTTTATTACCCGCCTAAGTTTTTTGGAGGAAATAAAAAAGAAGCATTGAAATATTACCAAAAAGCGATTAATATCCTTGAAAAACAAAATAAAACCCAAAATAATTGGATGTATTTACAGCTTTTGGTAGTGGAAGGTCATAGCTATGAATTGCTCGAAGAAGATAAATTAGCAGAAAAAAGCTATCTGAAAATTCTCAAATTAGCTCCTGATTTTCAAACAATTAAAGCTGATTTGTATCCAAAACTGAAAGCAAGAATAAACGGAATATCTAATGAAAAAGTGAAAGAGATTGATTATTCATTGGATAACAAAAAATAA
- a CDS encoding tRNA/rRNA methyltransferase (SpoU), whose amino-acid sequence MRKLKITELNRLSIDEFKQQDKIPLIVVLDNVRSLHNVGSVFRTSDAFLVEAVYLCGITSTPPHAEIHKTALGAEDSVIWKYFEDCHQAINELKKNNFTVFAIEQVEGSTMLPDLTLNKTKKYAVILGNEVKGVQQSIINLCDGCIEIPQFGTKHSLNVSVTAGIIIWEFATKLKK is encoded by the coding sequence ATGCGTAAACTAAAAATAACCGAACTGAATAGATTGTCTATTGACGAGTTTAAACAACAAGACAAAATTCCTTTAATCGTCGTTTTGGACAATGTGCGCAGTTTACATAATGTTGGCTCTGTTTTTCGAACTTCCGATGCTTTTTTGGTAGAGGCAGTTTATCTTTGTGGCATAACTTCCACTCCGCCACACGCAGAAATTCATAAAACAGCGCTGGGAGCAGAAGATTCTGTTATTTGGAAATATTTTGAAGACTGTCATCAGGCAATAAATGAATTAAAAAAAAATAATTTCACTGTTTTTGCCATTGAACAAGTTGAAGGAAGTACAATGCTGCCGGATTTAACATTGAACAAAACAAAAAAATATGCCGTTATACTTGGAAATGAAGTAAAAGGCGTACAACAATCTATAATTAATTTATGCGACGGCTGCATTGAAATACCACAATTTGGAACAAAACATTCACTCAATGTAAGCGTTACTGCCGGAATTATTATTTGGGAGTTTGCCACAAAATTAAAAAAATGA
- a CDS encoding Peptidase S41, translated as MKKTYFLFIAITVFGFQACMHEPDTEPNTAQGNFDAVWKIIDTRYCYLDYKHINWDSIYLVYSPKIKDVKSRYDLFDLFGNMLNELRDGHVNLYSGFDKSRYWKWYTDYPANFDWGIIKSERYLGDNYRIASALRYNKIADGKVGYVYYESFAENFNNSNMSYIFDIFKDCKGIIIDVRNNGGGLLTNAELMASYFFKEKTLTSYIIHKTGTGHSDFSEPVPIYTEPNTILQWQRKVIILTNRMSYSATNDFICIMQYAPNATIIGDQTGGGGGLPFSSELPNGWMIRFSTSPTLNAEKQQIEWGISPDIKVDMSPADAANGYDTIIETAVKEILK; from the coding sequence ATGAAAAAAACATATTTCCTTTTCATAGCAATAACCGTTTTCGGCTTTCAAGCGTGTATGCACGAACCTGATACAGAACCCAACACTGCACAAGGCAATTTTGATGCAGTATGGAAAATAATCGACACCCGTTATTGCTATTTAGATTACAAACATATTAATTGGGATTCAATTTATCTGGTTTATTCCCCAAAAATTAAAGATGTGAAATCCCGTTACGATTTATTTGATTTGTTTGGAAATATGTTAAATGAACTGCGAGACGGACATGTAAATTTATATTCAGGTTTCGATAAAAGTCGATATTGGAAATGGTATACCGATTATCCTGCTAATTTTGATTGGGGTATTATAAAATCCGAACGGTATTTAGGAGACAATTACCGCATTGCAAGCGCCTTGCGATATAATAAAATTGCAGACGGCAAAGTTGGCTACGTTTACTACGAAAGTTTTGCGGAAAATTTCAATAATTCCAATATGAGTTATATTTTTGATATTTTCAAAGATTGTAAAGGAATCATTATTGATGTACGCAATAATGGTGGAGGGCTTTTAACCAATGCGGAATTGATGGCTTCTTATTTCTTTAAAGAAAAAACACTCACAAGCTACATAATACATAAAACGGGAACCGGACATTCCGATTTTTCAGAACCTGTGCCAATATATACCGAACCAAACACAATACTGCAATGGCAGCGTAAAGTAATTATACTTACCAATAGAATGTCGTATAGCGCTACGAATGATTTTATTTGTATAATGCAGTATGCCCCAAATGCCACAATCATTGGAGATCAAACAGGAGGCGGAGGCGGTTTGCCTTTTTCAAGCGAGCTTCCAAACGGTTGGATGATACGTTTTTCAACCAGTCCAACTCTAAATGCTGAAAAACAGCAAATTGAATGGGGAATTTCTCCCGATATAAAAGTAGATATGAGCCCTGCAGATGCTGCAAATGGTTATGATACCATTATAGAAACAGCTGTGAAAGAAATACTTAAATGA
- a CDS encoding transposase, whose product MNNFITKYEKILEILKQFETKSNFLNQIRRPRLTDIELIAVDLTAESFSIDSEHQLFRELPKIISSKIERSVYNRRRRKLFLVKERIRKALSEQLTSLENYFIVDSMPLEVCKLSRSFRSRICKENYITSPSKGYCASQKMDFYGYKLHAVCSSNGVFCDFELTAGSVHDIHYLKXLSINWIYLLQAISD is encoded by the coding sequence ATGAACAACTTTATTACAAAGTACGAGAAAATTCTTGAGATATTAAAACAATTTGAGACAAAAAGTAATTTTCTGAATCAAATTCGTCGTCCACGTTTAACTGATATAGAATTAATAGCTGTTGATTTAACAGCAGAATCATTTAGTATAGATTCTGAACATCAGTTATTTAGAGAATTACCAAAGATCATAAGTTCAAAAATTGAACGTAGTGTATATAATCGTCGAAGACGAAAATTATTTTTAGTAAAAGAGCGAATCCGCAAAGCATTGTCGGAACAATTAACCAGCTTAGAGAATTATTTCATTGTTGATAGTATGCCTTTGGAAGTTTGTAAATTATCTCGTTCATTTAGAAGCAGAATTTGCAAAGAAAATTACATAACAAGTCCATCCAAAGGATATTGTGCAAGTCAGAAAATGGATTTCTACGGTTATAAATTACACGCAGTATGTAGCTCAAATGGAGTATTTTGTGATTTTGAACTCACTGCTGGTTCTGTTCACGATATTCATTATTTGAAAAANCTGAGTATCAATTGGATTTATTTACTTCAAGCAATATCCGATTAG
- a CDS encoding transposase (fragment), giving the protein MRNNQHNYKKQPYLLRKTRKRIETLFSQLCDQFMIRRNYAKSFDGYKTRILSKITSVTVIQMINKLLNRNINNLKTLVV; this is encoded by the coding sequence ATGAGAAATAACCAGCATAATTATAAAAAACAACCTTATCTGTTAAGAAAGACAAGAAAACGTATAGAAACGCTCTTTTCACAACTTTGTGATCAATTTATGATTCGTCGAAACTACGCTAAGTCTTTTGACGGTTATAAAACAAGAATATTATCGAAAATAACTTCTGTTACAGTTATTCAGATGATTAACAAACTATTAAATAGAAATATAAACAACTTAAAAACACTTGTAGTCTAA